Sequence from the Notolabrus celidotus isolate fNotCel1 chromosome 14, fNotCel1.pri, whole genome shotgun sequence genome:
tctaaattaccgaattagaaaaaaattcacccccctcacagtgagaggacatcgagaaattagctattcagactacactcatcttttgtaccaggctgtaaacatgtttattaatgctgcaaagatcgtcttttccccattcatgtgtatgtgacttccggtacttccggagcaagcctcaagtggatcctcgatgaactgcagcttctaacacttccgcattgactcatatttttagaccggaggttagCGCTtggcccctacgcagcaggggctgacgcggacatgagccccacatacttgtgcgtcgatgtgtccgtgtcgcgcagcaattctcctccgatacgcctgagggcagtgcggtctctctgatagccggtcgcctgcttccggtcccgctacgatctctgtttacttttcctcatcgattcagagcgtgttctgttaatctacagctgatacatgttgctgtttatcatacagacatgattacatgaagaatagagaggaggagatgaaatacacggccgatgtgtggccaatgtgtggccgatgtgtggccgatgtctggCCGATGTCTGGCCGATGTCTGGCCGATGTCTGGCCGATGTCTGGCCGATgtctggccgatgtccgggatcccggaagtgctgtgaatgcgggaaagacaaagccgtcgagcggaccaatctcagagcttgcggtccgcgtcggctctacgcgtagttacattttggaggaggtgcacgtcagctacgtgcgtaggcctctgcgtaggtacgggagctacgcggacctacggcgtaggctacgctgtcgattcgacgcagaagtataaatcagccttaaacctggacccccctgtgcccccctccacaccaaacaaatattatacaataaaaaaagcttcggtatcacgccgatgttacaggcagaacacatgcgtgtggtacttggttccagtcccttagagcgctaagggactcatgttgagtgtaaacatccaaacagctgctgtcagtctgcatgttgatatagtgcacagtagtatatatgtctagtatttagggatgcactgatgtttggcagtttgttctcagctggtcctcgcccttctcagtctcttttgtcagggctgaatgtgtccctctgacaacacccttggccccagcctggccccccccagtaaaataatggggcgccgtttgtaaagttgtgcacaccgaaaataacagcaacatttctccacattcagctccaaaacgtcataaaaatgtagagtgaatttttaaaagtcacttctttttatcacattaagaggaatatttgtgatcttcttcacatttaattttgttgtgaaaaatatattaagttaaaataattgttaaatccaaatgctaaatataaatataaatgttaaatgtaaatctaaatattaaatctaaatttaaatgttaaatgttaaaagccTCCAACCTTTCCATTCACTGAACTATCAACAGCACTACATGCATCCTCCTACAGCCATAGGAAAAGTGTACAAGAACATaacagagaggaaataaatTAACCTTAATAAAAAGATATAAACTTATATCAAAATCCCCTATTCCcacttcttttgttcttttatttcttaaacttAGAACTTCAAAAAGCTAGTTCATTGAACATGACAAAATATCTAAATGTCCAAACAATTAATTCTTGCAatttttacattccaaaattaATATAGCTGAGTTTAAAGTCTGAAACTTCTTCAGGCTCTTTGAGTTAAAGAAGAAAACGTTAATGGATATAACTAATTGGGGctatatcggtctatctctagttTGCAGAGGATCCAAAGAAAACGTGTGAGACCAGGTTTGATTGTCACATGGGGCAGAATTTAATTGTCCAGTTTTTATATTACaaccaaaaaaatatatttcggTGCGCACACATAGCCACGACCAGACTATGCATGGGTTGATCCCAGGATGTTACAGAGATGATGGGAGGAGAGATGGTTACAGGGACAGGAAATTAGAAAGAGGGAATAAAGTGaaagcaggaaaagaaaaagatggtGGATAGAAGTTAGTAGGAAAGTAGCAGAAAGAAAAGTGGAGTGTCTTCTTGGTGGAAAGAAGTAAGCAGGAAGTAGCCAAATTGGCCGAAACCAGTAAAATAACTTTACAACAAGGCTACCTGttcattttttataaaataaaaaaacaaacacagacagtcaCTCAGTCACGGGTTGTTTGTCTGTCCACTTTACTTCTGGGCGGGGATCATGCCATCGATGGACTCGCCCTTCTCAAGCTTCTTCTCCATCTCAACCATCAGCTTGACACCATCAACCACCAGCTGGACCTGGGCCACCTCGGAGGAGCCCAGACGGTCAGCGTTGGAGATGTCGAACACGCCACCCACGGAGGCTGTGTCCACACCAcctggagggggaggaaggaggggagatTTAAGACTCTGACGGACGATAGGGGAAGATGTTATGACGCCCTGAAGCTCTTAATTTATCACATGAGAATataaatacacatatatacaaaaaTATTAGAATAACTCAGAGTATTTTCTCTCGTGGTCACTGACCCTGACTTATGGACACTTGTCTGAcagattttaattgtgtttttatatgtgtACATATTTAATACAACTGTAACTGTGCTTAAGAGGGTATACTTCCAGAAAATTCATCTTAGTTACACTGTTTTGGTCATAAGGTAAGATAATAATGCTAAAAACGAAAAACAAATGCAACTAATCATCCAAAATATCATCCGTCTGATGTCTTGATTCTCCCAAAAGCTAACCACAGTTGCAATTTAAAGATATCTATCCATTTAGACGCTTAAAACTGAGTGTTAACTGCATTTTTAGAGTTTAATCAATGGCTTCTTTGCACGCTAATCCTAAGAAGACTGAATATCTTTGCACTTCTGAGTTTGCTACCACCCCATCCTTCCTCTAGACCTGACCATTTAACCGCTTAGTAAATGTTAGTACCTGTTCCACGCTTCTGCAGACGCAGCCTGGTCAGGATCTCCTCAAACTTGGCATGTGTGCTGAGCTTGGGCAGCTTGACGTGCACGCCACCGCGCAGGCCGGTTCCCAGGTTGGAGGGGCAGGTCAGGACGTATCCCAGATGCTCGTTCCACATGAAGCCGTGGTTGTGCTTCTTGAAGATCTCCTCGATCTGTCCGGAGAGGAGGATAAACAATGCAGGATGGTTAGATAAGAAGTTCATGGTAGCAAAGTAGAGAGTATGTGCATGATTACTGCACAAGGGAAGTAATCAATCCCTCTAATCTATCGGTCCACAAAGCGGCTTGATTGTTGCAAAGTGTTTGTGTTACCTTCAGCAGGCCAACGCAGAAGCGCTTGAAGACCTCCTTCATGTTGCCTCCCTTCTCCATGGCGATGACACGCAGGTGATCCTCCTCGTTCACCCAGACCAGGAAGGTCTTGTTGTCGTTGTGCCTGGAGGAAGAATAGCCAGCTCAGTATCAGTACCAGTAAAAACATGGCCCTGATAAACCCACTGACCCTGATACTGTGAATTAAACATGCTGCACAGCGATGGCTTCAcagtacatcagacacattgtGAGGGGCAGTGTGGACTGCAGTTGTTCACACATTCATGACATACTTTAACAGATGTTTAAAAGCAGGAGTTGGGTTCTCAAATTAGAGCTGTTGCACAGAGCGACAGATGGTGGAAGTTTTAAGGGTTGACTTGGGATGGGCAGATTTCAGCTCAGAGGCTGTTCACTGGATGATTGTGTGAACAGATGCAGTTGATTAGAGAACCTAATTCATCTCTCACCAGATGCCTCTAGCGTCGGGCCAGTCACGGGCCATGCCGGCGCAGGTCAGCAGGGGGGACACGGGCTTGTCGAAGAGGAAGTGAtcactgatcagctgctcctgctcGGCGTCGGTCATGCCGTccagggggtagtactttccctTGAACTCACCCTCAAGACTGGCGAGGGCTGAGAGGACAAAACAAAGGGAGGTGTGCAGAGAGGGAAGGAGTCAGTGTCTGATTGTTGAACACAGAGTCACACTAACATCAGtataagagagaaagagtgtttcatttttataagTTATATATTTACCCTCAATGGACAGCTTCTGGATGGCTCTACGCTCGCCACGGCTGTTGTGGGGGGGCAGGGTGAATCCCTTAATGCTGCGGCCGGTACGGACACGGCTGGACAGCACATAGTTGGGGTCCAGGTCATCACCACCCTGAGAGAGGAAGgcagaaaaaacagaacaatgaaTATAAGTAAGCACTGGAGAGAAGGGATAAAGCTCGttgcttcagaagcagcttATGAAAACATCGTTTGTCTCCTTACCTTCAGGTTCTCGAAGTTCAGGTCGGTCTTGTGCTT
This genomic interval carries:
- the ckmb gene encoding creatine kinase, muscle b isoform X1; the protein is MRRCLLLARGLIDRTLEKLGEIPEKKAGGATNATMTKNCHNDYKMKFSLDDEFPDLSLHNNHMAKVLNKDIYGKLRGKSTPSGFTVDDVIQTGVDNPGHPFIMTVGCVAGDEESYEVFKDLLDPIISDRHGGYKPTDKHKTDLNFENLKGGDDLDPNYVLSSRVRTGRSIKGFTLPPHNSRGERRAIQKLSIEALASLEGEFKGKYYPLDGMTDAEQEQLISDHFLFDKPVSPLLTCAGMARDWPDARGIWHNDNKTFLVWVNEEDHLRVIAMEKGGNMKEVFKRFCVGLLKIEEIFKKHNHGFMWNEHLGYVLTCPSNLGTGLRGGVHVKLPKLSTHAKFEEILTRLRLQKRGTGGVDTASVGGVFDISNADRLGSSEVAQVQLVVDGVKLMVEMEKKLEKGESIDGMIPAQK
- the ckmb gene encoding creatine kinase, muscle b isoform X2 — its product is MTKNCHNDYKMKFSLDDEFPDLSLHNNHMAKVLNKDIYGKLRGKSTPSGFTVDDVIQTGVDNPGHPFIMTVGCVAGDEESYEVFKDLLDPIISDRHGGYKPTDKHKTDLNFENLKGGDDLDPNYVLSSRVRTGRSIKGFTLPPHNSRGERRAIQKLSIEALASLEGEFKGKYYPLDGMTDAEQEQLISDHFLFDKPVSPLLTCAGMARDWPDARGIWHNDNKTFLVWVNEEDHLRVIAMEKGGNMKEVFKRFCVGLLKIEEIFKKHNHGFMWNEHLGYVLTCPSNLGTGLRGGVHVKLPKLSTHAKFEEILTRLRLQKRGTGGVDTASVGGVFDISNADRLGSSEVAQVQLVVDGVKLMVEMEKKLEKGESIDGMIPAQK